The region TGCGCCTCGCTCCAACGCAGCGCAGCCAAACCAAAATTCCCCACCGATCCCGTAAACAGTTCCATCTCCGCCCGGCACTCGGCACACCCATCCACATGCGCCTGCGCATCAGCCCCCAGCGATTCACCCATCATCGCCAGGCCGAACTCATCCTCATCCAAATGCCGGCCCGGCTCTCGCCCAAACCCATGCCCAATCGAGCTCACTTCGTCCCTCCCAGCTTCGTCCGGATCGCACTGATCGCGCGATGCAGATGCGTCTTCACCGTGTTGATCGGCATCCCCGTAATCTCCGAGATCTCATCCAGGTCCAGCTCCTCCGTAAACCGCAGCATGAACACCCGCCGCTGATTCACGCTCAGCTCTTCCACTACATCCCTCACCTGCCGCAGACGCTCCTCCGCCAGCACCCTCGCCTCAGCCGAACTCGCATGGCTCGGCAGAAACGAAGCCATCTCCGTCACATCCAGCGCCGTCGCCCTGGCCTTCCGCCAGAACTGAAACTTCTTCGTCCGCAGATTATCCCGGATCAGGTTATTCGCAATCCCAAACAGCCACGTACTCACCGAGCAGTCGCCCCGGAAGCTCCCGCGCGCATTGAACGCCTTCAACAGGCAGTCCTGCGTAATGCTCTCCGCCAGATCCTGATCGTTGATCGAAAACGCGACATACCGCAGCAGCCGCGGCCGATACACCCGCACCAGCCCGTCGATATCGTCCAGCTCTGAAATAACGCTCCCCCGCTCACCCACGCAGATCCCACTGCTGAGAATAGACGAGTCGGACATCAAAGAAGCTTTCGCAAACATAGGCAGCATCCAGAACATTGAAGTGGTGACACAAAAAGAGACGCTCCCCGACGCCCCAGAGGTTACAAAGTCACCAACAACCCTCACTACCACCTCTGAGCCATCGATAGGCGACCCCACGCAAGTCCATCCGCCTTGGCCGTATCCGCCTTGATCGCTTTTATCCCCTCTTATCCCCGTAATCTTTTTGCCAGAAACCAGCACAGGAGCCATGCAGTCCCAGACCCACCTTTCACCATCCAACCCAGCGACGCACCACGCGCTACACTGAGGTCACTGGAGCAAACCTTGATGCCGGAACCCAACACTCGCTGCGGCATGACCATGGAACAAGCCGTAGACCCCATCGACTTCTTCAACTGCTGGATGGAAGACGCCAAACACTCAGAGCTCAACGATCCCAACGCCATGAGCCTCGCCACCGCCACCCCGGATGGCCTTCCCTCGGTCCGCATCGTCCTCCTCAAAACCGTTGACGCCAAAGGCTTTAGCTTCTACACCAACGGCGAATCCCGCAAAGGCCGCGAGCTCCGCGCCAACACCCACGCCGCCCTCGCCCTCCATTGGAAGTCCCGCCAGCGCCAGGTCCGCGTCGAAGGAACCATCACCGAGCTCCCCCCGGAAGACGTCGACGCCTACTTCAAACGCCGTCATCGCATGAGCCAGATCGGCGCCTGGGCCTCCCAGCAATCCCGCCCTCTCGACTCCCGCGCCGCCCTCCTCCAAAGCACCGAAGAGATTGAAAAGCGCTTCCCCGGCGAGGTCCCCCGCCCCCCTTACTGGACCGGCTTCGTCGTCAAACCCACCTCCATCGAGTTCTGGCAGGAAGGCGACTACCGCCTCCACGACCGCATCGTCTTCACCCCCACCCCAAACAACTCCTGGACCAAACAACGCCTCTACCCATAAAGCAGGGCCTGGAGCCTAGGGACCAGAGCCTGGCAAGCAGACGCAACCACCGCTCCTCAAGCCGGGTCCCTTGATCCCTGATCCCTGCCGTTGTCCGCTAGTCCCTAGGCTCTAGGCTCTAGGCCCTAGGCCCTGCCCTTAAGGAACCCCCATGACCCCCCAAGACACCGCCCTCCTCGCCACCGCCAAGCAAAACCTCGAAGCCGAATCCTTCGCCATGAAGGTAGCCGCCAAGGTAGGCGTCCCCTTTGAAACCCTCATGCGCATGCTCCCCGCAGGAGCCCAGGCAAGCATCGGCGAAGCCGTCAACCGCGCACTCGAGCAGTGTCTCCAGGTAGCCCTTCTCGACACTCGCACAACGATCGCCCCCCGCAGCAAGCGCCTCCACACCGCCGCCACCGCGGTCACCGGAGCCATCGGAGGCTTCTTCGGCCTCCCCGGCCTCGCCATCGAGCTCCCCGTCACCACCACCGTCATGCTCCACTCCATCGCCGAAATCGCCCGTTCCCACGGCGAAGACCTCACCCAGCCCGAACCCGCTCTCGCCTGCCTCCAGGTCTTCGCCCTGGGCCCCAATCACACCCGTCTCAACAGCGGCGCGGAGGCCTCGGAGAGCGCCTACTACGCCACCCGGGCAGCCCTCACCCAAGTCACCCGTGAAGCCGCCTCCTACGTCGCCGAAAAGGGTCTAGCCAAGGAGGGCGCACCCGCCCTGGTCTCCTTCATCGCCCGAGTAGCCGCCCGCTTCGGCCTCGAAGTCAGCGAGAAAGCTGCCGCCCAGCTCATCCCGGTAGCCGGAGCCGCCGGAGGCCTCGCCTTGAACATCATGTTCACCAACCACTTCCAGCGCCTCGCAGAAGGCCACTTCGCCATCCGCCACCTCGAACGCAAATACGGCCAACCCGAAGTCCACCAACTCTACGAGTCCCTCCCCACCACCCCCTAAACCCGCCCAACCCAAACCGTCATTCTGAGCGAAGCTCAGAACCTCCGTATTTGCCGTTGCGGTTGCCGTTGCTCTTGCTCTTGCCGTTGCCGTTGCGGTTGCCGTTGCTCTTGCCGTTGCCGTTGCCGTTGCCGTTGCCGTTCGGATTAGAGGGGGACTTCAGCCCCCCGTCAAAGGGCAAAAAAAATGGGCTTTAGCCCCGGGCCGTTGCTATTCCTCCGTGTCCTCCCCGATCCCCTTTACGGCCGAGTAAAGTCAATAAAAGCATGCACCGGGTCCGCCTCACTCAACGTTACGGTAGCCGTATCCCCCACATCCAACCCTTCAAACCCTCGCACGATCTTCCCCTCCACCGGAGGATCGAAGATCCGTATATAAGTCCCCTTGTCCTTGGCCCCCGTGATCACCCCCGTAAACTGATGCCCAATCAAGTGTCCTAAAGCCACCGCCGCCACCCTCTTCTGCATCGCCCGCTCCACCTTCCGAGCCGCCGCATCCCGCTCATTGCAATGCGCCGCAATCCCCGCCAACTCCTCATCGCTATACGGAGCACCCTCACCCCGCAGCAAAGCCTTCACAATCCTCTGCGTCACCAGATCCGCAAACCGCCGATTCGGCGCAGTCGAATGCGTATAGTCCAGCGCCGCCAGCCCAAAGTGCCCCGGCTGCTCCTCAGACCCACCCGCAGCGAGCACATACTCCCCCGGCCCCATCAGCTTGATAATCGCCAGCGACAGATCCGGATAATGCACCGGGTCACTGGCCTGTTGAGCCACCAGAAATTTATTCAAAGCCCGCGCATCCGGACTCTCAGGCAGCGCAGTCCCCTTAGCCGCCACCAGCGCCACAATTCTTGACCACCGCTCCGGCGACCTTACCACCCGCCGTATACTCGACCGCCCCGACTCCCGCAGCATCCGAGCCATCGTCTCATTCGAAGCGATCATCAGGTCCGCAATGAGATCCGAAGCCCGGTTCCGCATCACCGCCTTGATCGACTGCACCTTCCCGTCGATCACCACCGGATCGGCCTCCACCCGATTGAACTCCAGCGCCCCCTGCGCCACCCTCTGCCTGTGCAGCAACTGCGCCGCCTCATCCTGCAGCCTCAACTGCGCCTGAATCGCCGCATCGTTCAAAATCTTGGGGTCCGTCCGCCCATCCCCCCGCGCCTTCCCCTCCAGCCACGGCCCCACAGTCGAGTAAGCCAGTTGCGCCCCATTCCTCACCCACGCCTCATACAACGCCGTCCCCACCAGCCCACCATCCCCCGTCACCGTAAACTCACACACGATCGCCCGCCGATCCTGCCCTTCATTCAAGCTCGTCAGATCAGTCGAAAGCTCATTCGGCAGCATAGGAAAGTTATGCACCGCCGTATAAACCGTCTGCGTCTGCAAAGCCGCAGCCCGATCCAGCACCGTATCCTTCCCCACCGCCGCCGCCACATCCGCAATCCCCACCAGCACCCGAATCCCCGCCTGCGTCCTCTCCGCCCACTCCACCTGATCCAGATCCCGCGAAGTATCGTTATCGATCGAAGACCAACTCAACCCCCTCAAGTCCCTAGCCTCTGGGTGCCCCATGTCTCGCTTCTGAGACATGGGTTCAAAAGAACCCCGTATCTCCTCAACCTCCCTCTCTCCCGCCTCAACCTCCTCCCCATCCAACGGCAAAAGGTTAAACCCCTCCCGCACCATCTCGGCACGAGCAGCAGCAGCAAGATCGAACACAACCCCATGAGTAGTCATTCGTGGTCGAGACTAGTGCAAATCCCCGCCCCTGTACAGAGAACCCTCATCAACCGCACCCCGCCCAGCCAACACCTCAGCGGCCGGAACCAGATCTCCCTTCGCATCGACCAGGCCGGAGTGATACGAAGAAAAAGTAATGGTCGTGTGCCCCATCCTCACCGACAGCTTCATCGTCGATTAGGGTGGGCATCGTTTGCGAAAGCAAACGACCGCCTTCCGTCCCACACCAAACCGCGCGCCACCAGCCTCACCCACACCACCTGACAGCGCTGAAGGCGCGGCCTATACCAGCCCAGGGCGAAAGCCCTGGGTCACCAGCAAACATCAACCCAAGGGCTGAAAGCCCGACACATGCCCTTTCCTCAACATGTTCCCAAAACACCGTTTATAGGAACAAACCACAACCTCCGTGTGCCCCATCCTCACCGACGGTTCTATCGTCGGTTAGGGTGGGCATCGTTTGCGGTAGCAAACGACCGTTCTCCTCCACGTTTCCCAAAACGCCGTTAATGAGATGGTCCGCCGCTTGATCTCCACCCGGAAGGTAGGCGATTGTGTTGGCAGGTACAAGGAGGATCATCGACATGCAGATTCATTCGGTTGGCATAGATCTGGGTAAGACGACCTTTCACCTCGTAGCCCTGAGCGCAGCTGGCAAGGTGCTGTTGCGCAAGAAGTTCACTCAGAAGCAACTGATCACCTTCACCGCGAACATGCAGACCTCCTTGATCGGGATGGAGGCATGTTCAGGAGCGCACTTCCTGGGCCGGGCTTTGCGAGCGCAAGGCCACGACGTGAAGCTGATTCCAGCGCAGTTTGTAAAGCCGTTCGTGAAGTCGAATAAGAACGACTTCCTGGATGCTGAGGCGATCGCTGAAGCCGTCGACCGACAGAACATGCGCTTCGTTCCGATCAAGACCGACGATCAGCTCGACCTGCAAGCCATGCATCGTGTGCGTGACAGGCTTGTCGCTCGCCGGACGTCCGTGATCAACCAGCTGCGAGCCTTTCTGCTGGAGCGCGGCATGGTTTTCGCCAAGACTCCCATCAAGTTGAGACAAGCGATGCCAGAGATACTCGAGAACGCGGAGTCGAACCTGACGCCACGCATGCGCAACCTTGTCAGCCTGCTCTGGAGCGAGTGGAAGGATCTTCAGCAGCAGATCGTTGCGATGAACGAAGAGGTCGAGCAGATCGCTTCTTCCGACCCCGCATGCCAACGGCTGAGACAAATCCCCGGCATCGGCCCCTTGGTCGCAACCGCAATCGTCGCTGCGATCGGCAACGGAGCAGCCTTCCATAAGGGCCGAGAGTTCTCCGCATGGCTTGGACTTGTACCCCGACAGCACTCGACCGGCGGCAAGGCGAGACTCTTCGGCATCAGCAAGCGAGGTAACCGCTACCTGAGAAAGCTGCTCGTCCATGGCGCCCGATCAGCAGTTCTCATCGTCAAGCGAGAGCGTTCCCCGTTTGGGCCTTGGCTTGATGGTCTGGAACAACGAGCACCGGTGAAGGTCGTCATTACAGCCGCAGCCAACAAGCTTGCTCGTATGGCCTGGGCGGTGCTCTCAAGCGGCAATGACTACCGCCCAGCAACGGCTCCGATGCCGGCCTGAGCAGGCGCGGAAAAGACGCCTTCGGCTTGGAAGCGCAGAATCGCGCTCCCACTTTACCGCACCACGACGACGATTTAGAGTTCCCACCAAGGTCTGCACTGGACAGCTAAGACGACCGAACAGTTCCCAACGGCGTGCTCAAAACCTGCTCCCGAAAATGGTCTTCCATGACCGTGCCGTTTATCAGGTAGAGCACGCAGCGCAACTCATCATGGCCAGGAGACTAGACCCTCCACCCAAAGGCCGAATACATTTGCGCAGACCTGTCGATGTCGCCCTTCGCTTTTCCCTTGCAGTCGTGCGGCGGACCATACATTTCAGGGACAAACCCTGATGTTAGGGTGGGAACACCATGCGATCGGCAACCAGTGATGAAGCTAGACGCTACTGCAATCAGGACGGGGGCCCCCGAAAGGTGGCCTCTGACGGTTGCAGCGTTTTCTTCGATGTGCCCGAAGAGCATTCTTTCTTCTTGAAGTCACCCACGGACTATCGGACGCTCGCGTTTCTCTGCCAGCGGCTAGTGAATGGAGTCTATGGCGGAAACTTTCCCGGAGGGCTGGTTTGGCTGCACATGTGGAACGTTGGGGCTGACTACCTGATGCCGCTCGGTTGGCGGATCGTTGAAGATATGCGGCGCGCGAACGGTGACCAGCGCCCCCTCGACGTTGCACCAGCACAGATCTTTAGAGAAGACGAAACGCTCGACGTCCAACTCTTCCTCATGACGGCTTTCGGGAATGGGTGGCCCGGCTGCTTCGTACCTGCCATCGGGGACTTTATAGTAGAGTTTCGGTCAAGCCACCGCCTTTTCTTCTATTGCGAGAAGGAGGCTACTGTCAAACGCCTCTGCATGGAACTCAAAGCCTTTGAGCCGCAGGTCGCGACATAAGGTGCGTCTACCGTGCCGTAAATCCTCGAAAGTCGGTGTTTTCGGCAATCTCCCTAACGAAGTCACCGGCAAACCGCCCCCAAAGCCCCGATCAACCCCACCCACCCCCCTTGCTACAATTCCGTCATGGCCACCTACCTCGTAGTCCCAGACGATTACGCCGGCTGGAACCCGACAGGCCGTAACTTCGCATCGATCGGTGCAGCCATCGGAGCGATCGGCCTGCTCTCATGGATGTCCCTGCACCGCCACCTCGGCACCTTCACGCCCGCCGCTACATCCGACCGCCTCTTCCTCTCCGGCCTTGTCTGGCTGGGCGCCGGA is a window of Granulicella tundricola MP5ACTX9 DNA encoding:
- a CDS encoding RNA polymerase sigma factor, producing the protein MSDSSILSSGICVGERGSVISELDDIDGLVRVYRPRLLRYVAFSINDQDLAESITQDCLLKAFNARGSFRGDCSVSTWLFGIANNLIRDNLRTKKFQFWRKARATALDVTEMASFLPSHASSAEARVLAEERLRQVRDVVEELSVNQRRVFMLRFTEELDLDEISEITGMPINTVKTHLHRAISAIRTKLGGTK
- the pdxH gene encoding pyridoxamine 5'-phosphate oxidase → MPEPNTRCGMTMEQAVDPIDFFNCWMEDAKHSELNDPNAMSLATATPDGLPSVRIVLLKTVDAKGFSFYTNGESRKGRELRANTHAALALHWKSRQRQVRVEGTITELPPEDVDAYFKRRHRMSQIGAWASQQSRPLDSRAALLQSTEEIEKRFPGEVPRPPYWTGFVVKPTSIEFWQEGDYRLHDRIVFTPTPNNSWTKQRLYP
- a CDS encoding EcsC family protein → MTPQDTALLATAKQNLEAESFAMKVAAKVGVPFETLMRMLPAGAQASIGEAVNRALEQCLQVALLDTRTTIAPRSKRLHTAATAVTGAIGGFFGLPGLAIELPVTTTVMLHSIAEIARSHGEDLTQPEPALACLQVFALGPNHTRLNSGAEASESAYYATRAALTQVTREAASYVAEKGLAKEGAPALVSFIARVAARFGLEVSEKAAAQLIPVAGAAGGLALNIMFTNHFQRLAEGHFAIRHLERKYGQPEVHQLYESLPTTP
- a CDS encoding RNB domain-containing ribonuclease, translated to MTTHGVVFDLAAAARAEMVREGFNLLPLDGEEVEAGEREVEEIRGSFEPMSQKRDMGHPEARDLRGLSWSSIDNDTSRDLDQVEWAERTQAGIRVLVGIADVAAAVGKDTVLDRAAALQTQTVYTAVHNFPMLPNELSTDLTSLNEGQDRRAIVCEFTVTGDGGLVGTALYEAWVRNGAQLAYSTVGPWLEGKARGDGRTDPKILNDAAIQAQLRLQDEAAQLLHRQRVAQGALEFNRVEADPVVIDGKVQSIKAVMRNRASDLIADLMIASNETMARMLRESGRSSIRRVVRSPERWSRIVALVAAKGTALPESPDARALNKFLVAQQASDPVHYPDLSLAIIKLMGPGEYVLAAGGSEEQPGHFGLAALDYTHSTAPNRRFADLVTQRIVKALLRGEGAPYSDEELAGIAAHCNERDAAARKVERAMQKRVAAVALGHLIGHQFTGVITGAKDKGTYIRIFDPPVEGKIVRGFEGLDVGDTATVTLSEADPVHAFIDFTRP
- a CDS encoding IS110 family RNA-guided transposase, yielding MQIHSVGIDLGKTTFHLVALSAAGKVLLRKKFTQKQLITFTANMQTSLIGMEACSGAHFLGRALRAQGHDVKLIPAQFVKPFVKSNKNDFLDAEAIAEAVDRQNMRFVPIKTDDQLDLQAMHRVRDRLVARRTSVINQLRAFLLERGMVFAKTPIKLRQAMPEILENAESNLTPRMRNLVSLLWSEWKDLQQQIVAMNEEVEQIASSDPACQRLRQIPGIGPLVATAIVAAIGNGAAFHKGREFSAWLGLVPRQHSTGGKARLFGISKRGNRYLRKLLVHGARSAVLIVKRERSPFGPWLDGLEQRAPVKVVITAAANKLARMAWAVLSSGNDYRPATAPMPA